The genomic interval CACACAGATCATCTGATAGTACCTTAGGCAACAAATAATGGCAAAGGAACGCAACAGCCAATGAGCCTACAAGCTGCAGGATCACTTGTCATGCCACAAGACCACAGGTGAAGTGCAGATTGACTCTACATCtggcaaagcaattcaaaaaTCACCACTCAGGATGTAAGAGAATGCAGCTACATTTAAATACAATGGTgggaagaaatagaaaacagcaagaaaaacatgtaGCTTAACAAGGAAAATAGTCAGCACTGACTTTTGCTTGTCTGCTTAATGTCCTTCACTCATCacatcatttggaaaaaaaaaaaaaggtaataaattAGGACAGAAATAAGCTTTTAAACTGACCTTTTATTGCAGAAGTTGTAATTTCTCACCATCAAAATACCACAGCCACTTAACTTAGCAAATTACAACTGAACAGGACTTTTGCCTTAAGCAGAGTACACGTGTTAGACCGATGCAGCCCGATGCACAAGTGGGTGGCAGAGCAGGTTGTTCCTTGTCCACTTGCTTTGCTATAAAAGCAATCTGTAGATCTGAACAAACACAACTTCTGTTTCAGGATTCCCAAAACCTGGATTGCCTctcttcaaattttgttttgctcaCTGTCACTGAGGCAAGGTCTAAAAATGTTGTTATCAAACCTTCTACTTACAAGCCAAAAAACCTGGCCAATTGATCTGAACTCTGAAATCAAGCAAAATTGCCATGATCTGTTTGACAGGTATTGTTGAGGATAATTTAATGTTCAGTTCTTTTCACGTGAATCATGTTTGTACTCCAGCTGCAGATGATGATGATTGTATCACATCAGAGACAGGGATCACAAGCTTGAGTATCCCACTTCTGCTATGACACTTCCACGGCTTTTGTGAGGCAATCTAGTAGTTGATAATAGCTGTACTTAAGGTCATATTCCATGTCATACCAATAATTTACTGAGGAGacaagaaaaagtgaaaacatttcTAAGGCTAGAATGCAATGATTCACAAACGTGTTCATACACTGTTTTACACAGTTCAGCTTTTCCTTATTACTGATTGAAATTTGAAAGGAGCAAATCTTTAACTACAGCCAAAAAGAATGTAAGCAAACATTAGAGCTCTTTAATAGTGCTGTCAATGCAATTCTGTCTTAACACAAACCACTTCCTCTTCAGACTCTACCCTGGGGATTCcttggagcaggagctggaaaaatatttaggaaCAGAAAATGTATGCTTCTGTTTAGACCAAAAATACCAAATACACTGCAAAGTTTAACATCTGGATAGGAATTTCTCTTCCTGTGAGTGTGTAAGGGATGGCAATTTCACCACTACTACACAATGGTCAGTGCTTTAATTCTGCTTCTCGTTTTCATTTTGGCAGACATCtcctaaaaaaaataagccaagaAGTATAATATTGTAACAACGGTCCTTGGAGGAAGATCTACTCTAGCTTCAGACATTCGTTAGAATAGACTCAgataatactgatttttcaagtGTATACAGCCTGTAGTGCAGTTAATAGACCAAAGGCCAAATAAACTCATGAACTCTTCCGTATTTCTGCTAAAGAAAGTGGCCAGGGGCTTGCAACTGGAAACAACTCtacttttttctgaaaaatctttaaGGAGTGATGCAGCATTACTGACAAAAGAGAATCAGAAATGCTGCTTTACTGCTAGCTTGTCTTTTTATCACAATATCGcaaatactgggaaaaaaaaagagctagcAATATTTCCCAATATTTGCAGTGTTACACAAATACTAACGTTACATTGttcaaaatactgtatttcCTCTTCTTGGGCAGGCAGGATTATTCCATGTAAAGGACAGCAAAACACTCTTTTTCAAACCTTGCAAAACTTACAGGATATAATAACACTTTGCATCACCCCCACCCCTCCACCTGTCCAAATGAGCAATGCTTGAAATTCTGGAACTctcttcaggaaggaaaaagcaagacagATTATGATAATTCTTacaaagagaaagatgaaaagacTTTTGATAACCTGATGTGGTAACAGCACACACAACATGCAGTTTCTTTGTGAAAATATATGGATTACCAACTTGCAGTTAATAGGCTAGGCAGACAAACTTAGATCCATGTTATAAACAGAAACTGGATTATGATCACCGAATCAGCTATCCTTCTCCACACTTGACAACTAGAaagcctttttcttctgctgtattCCTAGTGCTTGTCAACAATGCTCTGaagtacaaacaaaaaagattgCCAGGAGGTAGCCCCACGGCATCTGTCAAGATTGCTATTTCCTCCTGAGGGAAGGCAGATGAACCAGTTATGCTCTGCTGTGGGATTTCCAGCTGCACACCCACCACAGTTCACAAACATACCTGGCATCAAAAACATTACCTGCTATACAGCCATGTGACTGCTGAACATGATGGAACCAGAGAGAAGGCAGGTATAACATCTCACCAGCTTTCACTGTACACCGCAAAGCTTTTGCCTGAGCGTACAGTGGATACTGTTCCAGATTTGGGTTCAGTGGGTCCAGGGGGATCCATGGCACCTAAAAGCAAGAGAACATGACcctggtaaaaaaaaatccagcaaccTTCCACAAAAACAAATGATAACCAAACTTACTAGATtacaaaacatgtattttgccTAGTAAAACATGTACAGCTACAGAGCTTTCCACGTTCAACCGGGAATAGGTCAAGGATGCAAAAATTTCCCTCCTTCAGTGAAGCATTTCTAAATAGGAAAAAGGTGCTAAATGTCAGCCATCAAATTTCAGTCTTGTGCCACACTTTCAAAACACCTCCAGCCCCTTAAGTCACTTGTTCCTCCTGCATTCAGTACTTGAGTATATTCTCTGCATCACTTTTTTAGAAATTCTTATCTTCTTCTAAAGCTCGCTGGTCTAATTTTATTCCCAGCAGCTAAACCCCCCATTGCTGTTGGGGGGTTTCCCCATTCCTGTTGGGGTCTCTTGCCTGCATTCATTTGTTACGTGTCCTGCAGACTAATAAACCTCAACACTCCACCTTACAGGAATGCTCCCATGAGATTCCATAAGCACCCCtctggaaacagagaaaaagccCCAGCTCAAGTTCAGCTGTAGTGTTAGTCACACATTGCAGAGGCAAAAGGAAAGATATTAGATACAAAAGGCCGCCAAGTTTTTGTAAAGTGCCTCCAGATCTATACATTTTAATCAAATATATCTTCCTACTACTAGAAAAACATGATTTATTCATTGAGACAGATGTGTTCTATTACACTGGGTGATAGTGCTGTAGACCAAAATCCAGCTCTGACTACAGGGCCAAAAGAAAGTGAACACAGATAAGTCTATTTCGATCTTAATGAAATCAATTCCTTTATCGTTGATCCATTTACCAGTCTTTTACTTGATCTATTTACGTTCAGTGCATGGAAGACAGTTTATGATATCAATGGTTTTAGGTGTGCACTAACAATCTTTTCTGGAAGCTGGGTATCCTTTGTGAATAGTAAAATACAAGTGAAATATCTGGGCATTCTCTTTCCAATAACGACGGATTTTTAAGTATCAATCAATATGCTCAGTTTGAAGGCTTAGCAGCGCCCAAAACTATTTTTACTGTATTGATTGTGTTCTTGATATATACTTTTTACCTTATCTGCACTCTTCTCATCCACAATTTCAAATGAGCCATCTTCTGATACGTGGTAGGTTGCTGGCTGATAGAGCTCTAGAAccagagaaaaaattaaatgacaCCACTCAGAGCACTACTCAGAGAAACTAACAGCAGGGTATGTCACACTTTCACtgagtaaaagaaaaattaagacaaaacCATTTTCAATGTACTGTCGTCACTGTCCTTCCCTTTGTTCATTTCAATTTTTATccagtttcttttgttttttttagtcaGTCTGAATACAGAACTACGTAAGAGTTACTACTGACTTGTGGTCAGCCTTTCACTTCTAATTTTATCCGACTGGGCTCATCAACTGCTTCAGATACAGcaggctgcttttctttcattgccTCACCACATGGGTTTTCTAAGCCCTCCCTTGAGAGACTTTCTCTCCATTAACCTGATGTTCAAAAATATGCAGTCCTTTTTACTGCACACTATCAAATGTAATTATTATCTCTATTCTGTGCCTTAATAGTAACTTGTTTTACAACACATGATTCATATGATGTACATGTATTTCACACGTTCACATACATATGACACCACCTCTCCtttgaggacaggctgagagagttggggtatgttcagcctggagaagagaaggctccagggagaccttattgtggccctTCACTATATAAAGGGGGTttataagaaagacagagaaaaactTTTTAACAAGGCCTATAGGGACAGAACAAGGGGCAAACGTTTCAAACTGAGAGAGGATAAATTTAGATGGCATATAAGAATGAAATTTTtaacaatgagggtggtaagaCGCTGgaataggttgcccagagaagctgtggatgctccatgactggaagtgttcaaggtcaggctggatggagctttgagcaacctggtctagggAATGGTGGCGGGGATGGACTAGTCCggggatgtcaaactcattttcaccaggtgccacatcagccttgcagttgccttcaaagggctgaatgtaattttaggactgtataaatataactactcctacatacataaagaaagataaaataggCAATGCAAAGTAATGCTGCCACAATAATATCTTCTTTTCATTTCCCCAGTTCTCAGAGATTCAGTTAATAactttaatatttcattaaattacaacttatttttcagcatcctggctttttttcctagagaaaaaaatgagcagGCAGAATTCAAACATGTTAAACACCAAAGATGACATGTCACAATACTGACAAGATACTTAAGAGTCTAAAGCTGAAGAGACTGCCATGAGTATCAACAAACCTATTACTTTACAGGACTGGAAAAACTGACCTCAGAATAAAGTTTGTTTTACAAACCACCTGCAGCATGAAATAGAAGATATTTCTGTTAACACTGGAAAGAGTAACACCGCATAAACATAAAACCGCTatctctgcttcctttttcaTATCTTCCAATATTTTAGTCTCTCCTCCTTCCAACCTCTGGACATGCTGCACAGTAAATTATGTACCATATGGGATGAAGGGACGGTCACTCGGTGGATGCAGTAGAAAATGCTTCTCTCCAGATATTACACAGTACAAGTTCTCATAATGATCTTTATGCACTGGagttgaagaaaaagaaaaacaaaagaaaaaaagagatgtggagaaagagagaaaatcagTGTTATTTCCTTCTCTACACCAGAACATACAGTAAACCGAAAGCGTCGGCTTCTCCTCTTATTATCAGGCTGCTTCCTCTTTTTGCAGACAGTAGGAGCGGAAAGAGCAATATAACGTTGTAGCAAATGTATTCAACAAAGCAAATGGCAAGTGTCTTGCCTGACACAATGCCAGTAGATGCACCCAGAGACACAGCAGCAAGACactgcagaagagcagcagaaagaatgcaaaaaaaaaaaaaacacattaaagtaGAACTGCCTTGTCAGAGAAAACACACAATTCCACCAAGCCACTAACTCAAAGCAAACCCCTTTAAACCGGTGCTGAAAGCACACAGATGACTTACAGTGCCATACAATACCTACAAGATGTCACAGCAGCTGATTCCCCAAGCCAGAAATTCACAGCATCAGGTTTCTTCCCTGTATGGTTGGGTAATAGAGAAATGTTGTCAACACTAAAAGAACTTCAAGTATCatgtttaaaagcatttcaaataattttctgccaAATTCTGTCCTTTAACTTCCTCCACAACTATGATAGGCTTCATGGCAAATAGCACTCTGTGAGCAAGAGCAACCTCCTTCTACATTGGAAACCACTGCAGTGCCCACTGAACTTCATGACATCCACCCTAAAAATCAATGGTTACAACCCTTTGTTTCCACATTCCAAATCCCTAAGACTCAGCTCACACAGAAACCACAGCACATCTACACACAGTTGCAAAATGAAAGTGAGATCACAGTAAATAATTTCCATTGACATTTTAAGGAAAGACATGCTGTGAAATATAAACCAACTGAAACAGAACAGCCTTTAACTAGAAACAAATGTCTGTAATTTTACCAAAGGGGGTGGGGGCTGTGTGTTGTTTCACTCGTTTGTTATGCTGGCTCTGGTAGCAACAGCACAAATCCAAGTAGAAACATGCCTCTAAATCAGAGAAAAGTCACTATACAAAAGGAAGTGCTGTATGGCCCTGTCACCACGTTATTTCAGTTGTGATGGTCCCAACACACAACTGACATAGTGATTCTGGAGTAATCCAAACCCAAAACTTGGATTATACTCCTATGAAGTATTTTTCCACTTCTGCTTTCTAAGGGgctgaaaccaaaccaagcTGTGGCATCCAGAAACTGAACAAACATTCACCATGTCCCTAGCATGACTGTTTTAAAGCTCCATACAAAATACTAAACACAGGAGAAACAGAAGGTTTACCAAGTGCCTCACTCATCCATGATATGTCAGGCTGCACATCACACACTAGTTCAGGGAACTCCTCGGTGAGGTTTGAACACTGCTTCTGCACATAGAATACGTTGGGAGAGGTCACTTTCTTCTCCACAATGTCCAAAAAGTCCATGAAAGGCATTCGGCGCTCCTCTGGCATGACAAAACGGTCCTGAAACACTGCATCTGCATAACCATTTGGTGTTACTGCCACACTCACTACCTTGGAACCTACTACCTCCctgcaaaataaatcaaaggtTTATGGCCAGATCTGCAACTGGCCCATATACTGGACACCAGttacttttaaaacaacatGTTTCCTGGGCAGCAAGCAGAAGAACCTTGGCTTTCCGTGGATGGAGGTCTCTTGACTGCATTTTCTACTGTTCAGTAAGGACTCTGGCATTTTGCTCTGCTTACTGCCTGTGGTCAAGGCAACTGTAGTATTTTTCACCTCTCTAAATTCTCTTGTGTCTAACAGGTGAGTTCCCTCTGTGCAGGCTGAGGACCCTCTTCAGCCTCTTCTTTTCATGGATCGTGGCAGAGCTTAATATCCTTGGGACACCTTAACCCAGCCAAATCTGGGTGGTCATATGTTCAGAAGTATtcaaggagggagagagggcaGGCAGAGACTGACAGACACAAACATCATGAGGCTGAGAGTCCTTATttccagaaataatttaattttaaacccATAGATTTTAGGTCTAAGCAGAAATCCCCTCTCAAAAAGAGTAgggttttgttgtgggttttttttgtttgtgttttttgtttttgttttttggttgttgttgttaatttttttaaggtgTACTCATTCACAAAAGGGTCAGTTCTTACAGCGCTACAGCCCCATGTGAACTGGGAGGCTACCAAGTGGAGCACTGGCCAGAGCACAGTGATCAGACTGCGTTTCATAGCCTGAGTCTGTTGGCTGCACAGTCAAAACTCCCGCCCTGCTGCCCGCATCGGAACTGCTCAGGACAATGGGTTTGCAGGAAGAAGCTTAGCAAGACCAAACACCTTTGTACAGAGAAATGTGAGCTAATCTTACGGATAAAAGCAAAGATTGTCCAAGAGCGTTTTACTGAAGTTAACCAAAATTGACCACCAGCCTTGCCCCAAAGCTTGTTCATACCTGAGGTACGCTGAGGTCCATTTCTTCAGAGCCGGCCAGTGGCTGATGGCGTTCCGAATGATACAAGGTTTATTTGGACTTACCCACTCTCGATAAAACTCCAGCGGGGATGGAGGCCCATCAAGATAAGGTACGGACTCCGTCCACCCCAGCTCTGTCCAGGCAAACAAGAACAGTTTTACTCAGTGTCCCAAGAGAAGCACCTTCCGCAAGCACACTAACTGGCTTCAAACCCCCGACCACAGGCACTCGACTGAAAGCAAGTAGTGGCCCCCTGGCTCCAGATATCGCTCTGTTAAAACGCAGCGGCTGTCAGGGAGGGTGCTGGAGCCAGACAGCTCCGGGCTCACGCTGCTGCTCTCCTGTCggccacagctgctgccacaaGCGGCCATGCCGAGTCAGCACGGAGGACATGCGTTACAGCACACGCATCTCTGACGCAGAGGTGACACCACGGGAAGATTTTGGGAAGCTGGAATAGTGCTTTGTTTATCTATTTTATACATAGGAAAATAACCTACAAGGGCCATTTTCTcgagtttcattttctttttgcagcggcctttctgctgctccttcacCTTGGAAGCACTtggctgaaaacagagcaggagtGCGGAGGCTCCAGTTCAGCCCATGCAGGTGCCACCTGCGGCAGTCGGACACCGAGTTTTCCTTTCCCCAGGGCGGGCTGGGCCCGTGGAGAGCTccgggaggcggcggggccggggcccgGCCCAGGCCGCAGTGCCCGCCGCTCGCACACGGCCTCCCACCCGCTCCCG from Columba livia isolate bColLiv1 breed racing homer chromosome 5, bColLiv1.pat.W.v2, whole genome shotgun sequence carries:
- the JMJD7 gene encoding bifunctional peptidase and (3S)-lysyl hydroxylase JMJD7 isoform X2, which produces MAEGAALRAVRGCLAAFPREARELGWTESVPYLDGPPSPLEFYREWVSPNKPCIIRNAISHWPALKKWTSAYLREVVGSKVVSVAVTPNGYADAVFQDRFVMPEERRMPFMDFLDIVEKKVTSPNVFYVQKQCSNLTEEFPELVCDVQPDISWMSEALGKKPDAVNFWLGESAAVTSLHKDHYENLYCVISGEKHFLLHPPSDRPFIPYELYQPATYHVSEDGSFEIVDEKSADKVPWIPLDPLNPNLEQYPLYAQAKALRCTVKAGEMLYLPSLWFHHVQQSHGCIAGDVCQNENEKQN
- the JMJD7 gene encoding bifunctional peptidase and (3S)-lysyl hydroxylase JMJD7 isoform X1, with protein sequence MAEGAALRAVRGCLAAFPREARELGWTESVPYLDGPPSPLEFYREWVSPNKPCIIRNAISHWPALKKWTSAYLREVVGSKVVSVAVTPNGYADAVFQDRFVMPEERRMPFMDFLDIVEKKVTSPNVFYVQKQCSNLTEEFPELVCDVQPDISWMSEALGKKPDAVNFWLGESAAVTSLHKDHYENLYCVISGEKHFLLHPPSDRPFIPYELYQPATYHVSEDGSFEIVDEKSADKVPWIPLDPLNPNLEQYPLYAQAKALRCTVKAGEMLYLPSLWFHHVQQSHGCIAVNYWYDMEYDLKYSYYQLLDCLTKAVEVS